Part of the Anopheles gambiae chromosome 3, idAnoGambNW_F1_1, whole genome shotgun sequence genome is shown below.
GGCGGAGGTCTCGAGCATTGGTAGCAGATGTAATCGCAGATCCACTTAACAGCTCGTTTGCATTCCAGAACATCTGAGGAATTAGTTGGAGTTAGTGCTAATTAGTGTAAAGTGCTAGTAGATTTGGGTATGGTGTTGCAATAAACGTACCAGAGTCTTTTACACGCATGCCTGCCAATCCCGTAAGCAGCTCCAGCGCTGCCAGCGATACGTTTAGGTCCGTTTTCCACGACGAAATCAGTCGATGACATACTAAGTAGGTCGCTCGCACAAACAACGCATGGGCGCTATCTGCGAGGGAAAGGGGAAAGGTATTATGATACAAATATTTGTGGCCAGCTTGGTAATCTACTTCGAGAGGTTAATGCGGGACACTCTATATAGGATTCTCACTAGCTACGGTTGTGTGCTGAGTCGCAACAAGTGCACTTTGAATAGGTGATCGATAGCAGCAAAGGTGTTACGAATACGAAAAgttgaaaacaaaagaaaacagatTGTTGGGATAGTGTAGTATACCATAGCAAGGAAGCTAATGATAAACGAGCAAGTGTGTTGAGGGAACGGGAAAGGGAGaacaagcaaaagaaaaaactaaCTAATTACCATAAATTGCAGATGAACTCAATTCTAACTCATGAATAATGTCGGATGAGAAATCATCAAAAGCCGGCAAACTAGAAGGTTCATTGCTAAGTGTTGCGGTACTGTGTCCACCGATGCTGGAATTGGCGCTGTTCATGGAGTAGGCACTCTTCTCGGAGCAGGCTAGCGGTGAGGGGCGTGGTGGTAAAGGTGCGGTGAATGATGCGATAAAATGGTGCGATGACAAatgtttcgttcgttcgttcgttcggttgaTCGTTCGCAAAAGGATATGTTTTTGCGAAAAGCAATAATATATCAGATCAGAAGTTGAGATCAGTCAAACGAAACATTgaaatcagtaaaaaaaaagaaaatacaagAATTATATATAATCAAAGCGGCAAATGCTGCGGTGAAATTCGTCGAGCGGTGATATGAAAGAAGAGAAACAACACAGTCAATAGGGTTCGGAAATCGGCCCGCGGAACGCTTACCCGAGCTGAGCAGATTGGAGGTTTCGGCAGTCGGATGTAGTGAATGTAGCGCTTCAGCGGAACCATTCTCCGTCTCCTCAAACGTTACCGAGTCCTGGACGCACAGGTGCAATCCACCGAGCAGCATGTGCGTGTTTTGAGGGTCCGTTTCCACTTGCAACGCATTCATGAGTATGTTGATAAGGCGTGGTTTAAGATGAAGGAACGTAATGCTTCTACAAAAGGAGTTATGCATCAAATATAATCGTTTCGCTGCACCAGATCGATCACCGAACTGAACTTACCGATCGTTCGGTCCACCCATAATGTCGCGTATTGGGAGCGTCTGGAAGTGTAGCGGAAGGGCCAGCATGGAGAGCAGTATGTTGATCGCCGCCCGTCGCAGCTCGGTTTTGTTGATGAGCACGTTTTGCGACCGCATGCGCAGATCCTTCTCGGGCAAAATCAGCTCCAGCGCGCTAATGAACGACGGCAACAGCACCTGTATGCCTTCCAGATCGATGCGAAACAGGTCGGACGAGTTGTACAATATGCTGGCGAGCGTTTCCATACACTCCCGGCTATCGTTCGTCTTGAGCCCCTGGTGCAGTGCCATATAGAAGCGGGCCAGGTATACGGGCAGAATTTCTTCGCCCGTTTTCTTCGCACAGAAGATGCGGCACAGTGCGCCCAGGGCTTCTGCCTTGCCCGACTCATACTTGTCGATCGTAAGCCCGGGCGAAACGTCGTTCACCTCGGACAGGGAAGGTGGCTGCGATAAACTGCCCTTGCGATTGTCCATAATCATGGAGGAAGGGCGCCGTTTCGCTTCAGCCGCTCGCTCtaaaaatggttcaaaatgGCATGAGTTCGACGATTTTAATGCAACAGCGAAGAACTCTTACTTTTGGTGTTTTGCATCCACGTGTCACCGCCGATGTGCGCTGCATCGAACAGCCATTCGCCGAAGAGATGCAAGATGCTGTTACACCTAGGACGGTTTGCCGCTAAAGGATATCGGTTTTCCTGGCATAACGACAGCATCGCTGATGGAGAGAACGAAAAAAGCGGACGCGATTGTTGAATCTGATAGTGGCCGGCCCCGGGGCAGCGTAACTTACACGAAAATCCCGTCGAAGGTAGAGAAGCCGATTGTGGTACATTGTTCGGATGGCTAGATGACGTGCTGCGGCTGCTAGTAAGCCCACTGAACGATCCTTTCGTAAATCCTGTCAAACACATGGACCGAAAGGGGTAACATTAGTCGTTGCGAATGATTTGCAATAGgataagaatgaaaaatgtgttttcgaGACATTGAACAGTGCGATGAAACCGGTTACGCGAAAAATCGCTACTCTACAGCATGAGCATGTTCGAACATGGAGCATAACGGCTATATGGCTGGTTAAACATGGTGCGCTACAGCAAATTATGATTGTACAACGAACGCTATCGAAATTGGGAATCGGGAAAATCggtgaaaaatgaataaatattagAAACTTTTGAACTCATAGCGTACAGAGCAGCCTAGAGATTAAACgactacacaaacacaagacacacacacattccgggacgaaaacaagcaaaacgaaATTCCACGCACCCTTCGCCTGCGCCATCGATATGACCGCATGTGCTGATGGTAGCGATGGGGCGACACTGAAGCTCTTCGCCAGGCGGCGCTGCAGCGGGGGAGTTGGAGAATTGGACCCGCCGTTCGTGTCGGCGATCAGTAATGCCGCCTTGCTATTGCAAAATCCCAAACTTTCGGCTATTATTTTGCGCGCgattgtgtgtgcatgtgtgtgtttggcaaGAATGCGTCGGATGATGAGCGTAGTTTGGCAGTTGGTAAGAATGAGTTAAATTTAGTTAGTACACACAGCCAACAGTTAACGAACGTGGtgagggtttgttttgtttttgctgacCTGCGGTTGATGTATCGTACGAAAAACCAAATCCCACATTGCCACCATTCGCAGCTCCGGCGCTTCCAGCACTcgaactactactactacaacctATAATACTAACATTGTTTATGCAACCGCTACCTCCACCGCTAGAGACTACACCCGGTGCCGATCCCGTCGGACCGGTGCCAGCGGCGGCGTTGCTGCCCACTACGCCCAGTGCGGCTCCGAGACCAAGTCCCCCGAGCCCTCCACTGGCACGCAGTACGCTCGGTTTGATCTCGCCTCCGGAGTGTCTAAAGCTAATGACGGATCCACTACTCGAATGcattccaccaccaacaccaccaccaccgtttgcATTGTTTGTGAATGTAAGCTGACTGATGCTCTCGAGGAGATTGCTCTCGTCCATTCTATACTGCGCTATGCCTTATGAAAATGGACAGAATTGTCACGTGAAACAATCAAAAGTCGGAACGGAACGCTGCAACAGCACCTACCAAGGAAAGCGTCAACCAGTCCGGCAATTCCCTTCATGGTTTTGAGGAAAATTTGCGGCAGACTCAGCAAACAGGGATGATGCTGTGGTTCGATACCGTCCGCATTCAGTAGCACCGCCTGGATGAATTGTGGTGTGCGGCTGATCACCTGCGGACAGCACAGATCCGTTGGCGCACCGAGGATCTTCAGGAAGCGTATCCAAGCTTGGGCAATTCCATCGTTGGTCATACCGTCCGGTACAAGATGTACGTCCTCATCGGCTACAACGAAAACAAGCAGCGTTAGCAGGTCAGGTGGTAGTAGAACAGCCCTTTAAGGCATGACTTACCGATTTTCATTTCCGGAAAAGCTGGCCCGTACGTAAACTCGAGCAGTTTCGCCGTTAGCACCAGATTTACTCGATTCCACTGCTCCACCAGCGCGATGCGGTGACGCCAGGCGGCGCATGATTCCTGAAACGTTTTCCACAACGATGGCGATGGGAAGCATCTGCTGCACGCCAGCAGCCACACCTCGAACAGCACGCTCAGCACACGCTCGCAAAGCTGATCGCCTACGTCGTCCTTCACGATCGGTGGTGCGAGCAGAATCTCGTTGATGGCCAGCAGGAACAGCAGCAATGCTTCCCACGTTTCTACCGTCAGAATTTGCGAGTTTTGTGCCGTGTCTTGTAGCGTGCGTAGTACACGATGGCAAAGCACCGCCTGCCGATTGATCGTATCCGTACCTGTAAAAGGGTAGCGCAAAGGGGGTCGATTAGTAAAGCACATTCCGCCCGAGGAAGCAAGCAGCAAAAGAATAACAAAGTAGAAAAGCGGTCACCTAGTTCCTCTTCGTAAATGAAAGGCCAGACTTGAAACGAAGAAAGATTGGAAAATCAGTGCATGGAGTTAGTTAGTGCCAATTTGAGTGCGGATAGATAGGGCTACAGGAATCACACGTGTGCACACACATTAGACAAActatgtaaaaaaaaggttaaatcGGTGCAAACTATACACcgttgcatacacacgcacacgtacactcacacaatgAAACACGTGTGAGAATGCatgcattgttgttgttgttggtgcattCGAACACTGGCCCCCCAAGTGGGCCACACACTCTTTCAATCCGTACCTTCTCCAGGGCGGGGCACAAAGAGATTGTACAaatgtttgattattttccGAACGTAAGTGTTCGGATCGTCGATTATTGGCCGGGGCACACTGAGCTTGGTCTGGGGCAGCACGGCACTGATCCATTCGCAGTAGATGTTCACACCGTCCTTAATGATGTCGTGTTCCGACAGCGGCAGCGACAACCCATGACAAATTACATCCATGCACCATTGCACCTGTGTGAAATAGAATGTGCGGTGAGTGGTGAGTGAGTGAAgaacccctccccctccctcctctTCAACGCTCTAGCGGGATACGCACCTCCTGGTCGGTGTGAAGATTGCTCGGTTCTGCATTGTTGGTGATACCCAAGGTGCTGGCAAGCTGCTTGATCACAACAGCTGCTACATCACGACCCCCGACCGTGCTGAACTTGCCGAGCACGCTCTGCGTCTGGgcgttgttgatgttttccGCAATTACCGGATAGAGTGAGGCCCACTCGGAATACATTATAACTCAATTAAATTGCCATTTACCACGGGATCCGTAATCGGGCAAAGGTgcgaaacacaacaacacaaactgAGATTTGCTTTCGTCAGCGAAAgatgttgctttgttttgacAGGCAGGTGGCATATGTATGCAGGGATCGTCAACGCGCGGTGAAAGCGGGCGTGCGATATTATTGCGATGTTTTTTAGGAGCTTTTTTAAATGGGTTCGATGTTTTTCCTCTGCGGAATTGCACGTGGGGGGTTGTTGTGAATAAaacgtgattttttttttattttgggagGATCGACCGGATTTATAATAGTTTTTGAGCTATTTTCGTCATACATAGCTTAAAAGGttaaaaaacatataaatataATGTGAAACATTAAAATGAACGCAGATCAAACAAAAGATTAAGCCCTGGATGGGTAACGAAACACGTGTTTCGAAATCTAAACAAGCACTATGAAAGATAATAGGATTTCGCTTATCAACATGATGTACACTGGCCTGTTGAGGTGATAGATAGCAAGAGTGTGTCATCATGAATCCATTCAGCTCGAAACACGGCGACAGCCATTCCAGTTATCCCTTTGTTCGGTGTTGAAACTCACACTTTCATCAGTTATCATACTACACTAACATGTACTTGTATCATGTAAAACATACCACAGctcatttcgttttttttcttccgtcCGGCACTACTATTACTGCTAAACGTAGTCTTTTTGAGAAACGAATGAACCTAGTAAAGCTTTCATATTATTGGTTACAGCTGGATCGGGTGTGATCATCAGTGGGGTGGTCGTtatactgctgctactacacTGCTTGCTAACAACTAGGACAAAATTAAATATACTTTACgtagaaaaacaaattcactAGCATAATAAACGCAATACAAGATACAATTACGGGGCCACCGGTTGcctgcgcgcgcgcactcacacacccaaGTGGGGCTTTTCCGGCTGTTCGCTCCAAGCAAAGGGCGCAAAGCGGCGTTCTAGTTATGTGAGTAACTAATGGTGTGTTTTTGCATATTGCGTTACTAGTCGTCCTTCTTATCCGTGGCCGTCTTATTGGCTCCCTTGCGCTTGGGGGAAGACTTTttgttcttccttttctttgcaTTGGGCGAGGCAGGTTGACTACCGGCAGCTTCTTCCGGCTGTTCGTCGCCACTGCTGGCGATCGGCTCCGGCAAAGCGGTCGCTGGTGTCGTTCCTTCATCCTTGGACTCCAGCATTTCGGCCGAGAATCCAAACTCATTCACGCGCTTCGAATCAACCTTGTAGATCCAGCGTTGGTAAAGGAAGATGAAAAACACGATATCTACCAAGAGAGAAAAGGGATTACGTTTTAACGATAAATTGGAATGATGGAAGGTTTGTTTCGCATTTGCCAAGTCTACCTACCGTCACGGAAGCAGCCGATTCGGTACATCATCGGCATTTTGATGACGAACGCAAAGATGTCATCGATGAAGGTGTTGAGGAATTTGTAGGTCAACATTCGCCACGGCAGATGTGCGACCGACTTTAGCTTGTAGTTGATAAACAGCTGCGGGGTCATCATGATGAAGCCAAACGTGAGCAGGTATCCGTACAGCATGTTCAGCACAAACGAATACCATCCCTTATGCTCCTGATACAGGACGCTGTACACGCTGTACGCCACCAGCAGCGGGAAACACACCCATCCGAGATACTTAAATGCCAGATTATCGTAATGCCTCGTGCTCGACTCAACGTACGATCCCTTGTCGGTGAAGGTGATGCGCGGGAGAAATCCGAGCACACGGTTCTCCTTGGTCACGTTTATATTGACCACCTTCTGGATTTTCCACACCTCAATGCCGAGTCCCATGAAGCAGCTGATCTTAATCATAAAGTTGGTCTCATTGTCCAGCACGTACAGCAGCACGATCAGCGATTGGAAGACGCCGAAGAACACCGAGCGAACGGAAAGGCCCTCCAGCGATTTGCGGTTGTTCCAGAACTGGATATCATTCTTAAATGCCAGCAGCTCGAACACACTGTGCAGAAGCGTCACCACGATCGTGACGCCCAACAGGTACGGGTTCGTGTCGAGCAGCGCTTCCTTCAGCGAGTCCTGGTCCTCGTCCGTCTCGGAGCCGCCCGACAGCGCCTCCGTGAACATGTTGTTGGCCCATTTGTTGCGCATCGCTTGAGCGGCGTACAGCTGCCACTTGAAGAGCGATAGCGGCTGGTAGGACAGGTTCAGGTCCAGCACCGGTGTGGTGCGATTAATCGGCTGATAGTCCCGCATCATGTTCCAGTAGTCGTTGTAGAACACGATCGGCAGGTAGGTCTGTCCGCCTGGGAGAAATTTGATGTACTCATCCAGGGGCGGCGGCACCGTACCCTTCACCCAGTTCGTTTGATCCGTCACCAGGTTGATGGTCAGGTTCGGATGCCAGTGCGCCAGGATCTTATCGTCCACCAGTGCATCTTCTAGCTCTTTTTCGAACTTTTCCTTCTCGCCCGCCAGCAAGTTGTGCGTTTTGGTGCGCTTTATCCGCTTGTATTTGCTCAGCATTGCTCTCGCGTGGCCCATGTTTTTGCCGGCGAAATCTTCCCCGGCTGCCGGATTCGGGCTGAGGCCCGTCTTCGTCACGTAGGTATGCAGGTATATCGATCCATTGTTCATCAGCTGCTCGGAAGCTTTGATTTGAGTATTGAGCGTAAATATGCCGTCACCATCGCGGCCTCCGTACCAATCGCCGTAAATTAGCCCTTCCTGTAGCCAAACTAAGCTACTTGGATTGTTAAAGTCCACGTCGTACTGATCTTCGGAGATGTACACGTGCAAATCGAAAACGGTGCCATTCTCGAACAGATTCCAGGCGTTTATCTTCGACTTGCTCGCGGCGGCCTGCTGGTTCACCCCGGCGTCTGGGGCGGGACGGCGGAAGAATGAtgatatgaaataaataatcaatgcACGAATGATCAGCGACTTGGTGATGGCGAAGAACGATTCAGCGCGcgacggttgctgctgctgcagctgtgcTCCGGGCTGTCCTTGAACGGCGACACCCTGATGTAGGGAGAAAGGGGGGAGGAGTGAAATTTTCATCCAATATTCTTAACTTAATAATTACACCAACTTACATCAGCATCGGCCTGGTCGGTAGGTGCGAGAGGCTCGCTTTCTGCCGTAGAGTTGCCATTATCGTCGTTCGGCATTCTGTGTGGTTGTTTCACTTATCACTTGACTAGTCCTTAATTAGTAGTTGCAAGAAAACGATTCACTGTGACAACAGTTCGCTCATTACGCGGCCAATGGTTCTGGCCACTTGTTGTCGAGCACGAGTCTCGGAAGAAAATCACGGGCAAACTATCGGAGCCAGCTTCcgatataaaaatataaaaaagccCTTAATTGAAGTTCGCTCGTGACCCGCTAGGgaaaaaaatagcacaactGTCATGTTGACATTGTAGTGACGTGGTGATATGCTGGAGAAGGAGAAGGTTGCCTCATGTTCGTTAGCCGACGCACACCATATTTCATAGaaatgtatggaaattatTCAGgagcaaggataatgtatttagaaggttgatttttatcgcttttgctgggcgacattgtgggggacatctgtcactctctgcatacaaatttcattaccccgcaccagccctccccgatttttataccggagccccaggaagagaaatgtcaagtcgagaaatgtcattttgctctgaacaacttcaccttgtcatttataacaccttgttCAGGAGAATTGCTTCCAACTAAACAGCACATTTTTAAGGAGAGAGAGCAAGCATATCGGTTATTTTATTTGAGTCGCATCAGAAGTTCACAGAGTTTTTATTTGAGGACTCCTTTTGTGCGGACAGTTACCATTGTACCATTTTCTActgtaatatattttttgttatcaaTTCACCATAAgcgaaatcttttttttttaataataatccataaaaaatattaaatcagTGATTAAAACTTAATTTATATTTCAGAAGCGCAGTTAATTGTCAAACTCGTTTTTGCGTTGGCACGTACAGTGTCAATAGTTGTACATGATCTGACCTGGTGTTTTGGTGTTTGTCGTTGTCAAAACTTCctgtcgtttttcttttcctgtcAAAGTGTACCAGCGAACAGACACGTTGGGTGAGTTTGCGTCGATTTTAGCGTAATTCAATGGaataaatgattttaaagTTGCATGCACTTGTCTCGAATTGTGCTAAACGTGAAATTACATCGTGATAGTGGTTTTTGTGATTTACAAACCCCCCATATCCGTTGTATTTCGTGCGACAGCGAGGCACAAGCTCTGGTGTGAACATAACCTCGAATGTCAAACTAAAGTTGTTCGTTCTCCTCCTCTTGTGGTTTACAGAAACATGCAGATTTTCGTGAAAACACTCACCGGCAAGACCATCACACTTGAGGTCGAGCCTTCGGACACGATCGAGAATGTGAAGGCAAAGATCCAGGACAAGGAAGGCATTCCCCCAGATCAGCAGCGTCTGATCTTCGCCGGCAAGCAGCTGGAGGATGGTCGCACTCTCTCCGACTACAACATTCAGAAGGAATCGACCCTTCATCTGGTGCTGCGACTCCGTGGTGGTAAGTATTTGCACACGAGATTGCTGCTGGGCACGGAAATGGCACGCTCTAAACTGCTAAACTGCTGTTTCTCTTCTCGTTCAGGTATCATTGAGCCGTCTCTGCGTATCTTGGCTCAAAAGTACAACTGCGACAAGATGATTTGCCGCAAGTGCTACGCACGCCTGCACCCGAGAGCGACCAACTGCCGCAAGAAGAAGTGTGGCCACACCAACAACCTGCGCCCGAAGAAGAAGCTGAAGTAGACGGTTACATTCATTCAACGCGATTGTGCTTGTTTCCTTCATTACTCTAGCGGAGTGAAGCGTTGTGGAACTATGTACATGTTTGGACCATCAGTGgaaaggaataaaaacacCGAGAGGTTCAAAACGTAACGTCgtgtaatgatgatgatgttgtgtTCTGTGCGGTAGATTTACCGGACCGCTGGATGGCACCAATGTGTCCCAAAGATCATCTGTAACAAATGCCCAACGATATATGATGACAATTTGTAGAACTATTTATCACTCTTAACGGTCGAATTGGAAGCAGGAGAACTATTGTTCTGACAGGTGGCTCTTTTTGCAGTACAGAATGCACCACTCGTCCCAGGCATACAACCACCCGATTGGGTCCGCACCAGCTGCGGTAGGGATTAGGCTatattgatgaaaaacaacaaaaggcATCGAGCGTTACGGGTCCCATATCTTGCACGGCACCAAAACCGGTTCAGCGCCCCGTTTGAGTGGCCGCATAACATCAAGTGAGTGCTTCAAGAAACGAGTTATCATTCTGTTCTGGGTAAATCGGATGCTGCGCGAGTAAGAAGCATAGCTAGAAATGGGCTCGTAATTTAAAAGCAGCTCACTTTAACGGGAATGTCCACTTTACCATGCGCGGTGCACCTTTCTGTAACGACAGTgtagtgttttgtttaaatcgCTCATTCCTTAGCAGGCAATGTAATTGTAGCAAGATGCTGGATTCAAATGTTGCTGGAAATGGTAAGCAATAGCCTTCTCTTTCTACAACGctgcgagagcgagagaaagagatgatTTGTGTTGTTCATTCCTTCATTCCAGTCCGTGGTTCTGGTTTGACTTCAACGTTCCCTGTGCAGTTTGTGCAGGGTTCGTGATCGAGATCAGTCAGCGATTGGCGTTGAGACAGCAATCGTCCAAATTCTTCCCTTCCTGCGAGAAGTGCTTGTAAGTTAAGAAACCTGTACCAAATACCATCTAAGCTTCATAATACACTTGAGCACATTTTTGTAGCAGTTGAGGCCGTTTATGTTACTTCAAAATATCATGCGCCGCGGGGTACACTCGTGTTTTCCGCACAGCAGTGTGTTTTTAGCCAAAGCAGAACGaaacgtttgtttgtgtgggttTGCAAAGGTGCGCATCATGTTGCTTGGTTGAACGAGCAACATAacaacgagcagcagcagcatagcaTTCTCAAGCAGAGCATGGTAGTgtgcatggtggtggtggcgatgtTTGGCTTCATTCTCGCTCTCGCCGTTTCTCACCGTTGCTCATCAGCAGCTCCCGCGCGgggttcttcttttttcggtTGTTCGCAACAGCTCAACataccgagagagagaggagaatgGGCAAAGAAGCCGTCGTTTGTGAGAAAGAGCGTTTGTGTAGGGCCACACAAAAAATCGATACTAGCGTATGCCCATTGCTCTTCTGCTGACTCCACGCATCACACATTTTTCAGAAGATCTTCGAAGTAGGCTGAGCACGGTATGCTTAGAGCTCCGCGGTGCTAGGGATCTGGTAGTTTTCATCAACCGTGGTGTGCTGCCTGACCTGTAAGTGCTTTGTTCAAgtgcctgcgtgtgtgtgttggtgtattCTGGGAAAAGAATTCACATTTTCACGGCAATCGTTCGTTTCGTAGAGTGGCCGTTTTTTTCGGGGAAGCAGAAATGTTACAAGTTTTGCTGCATGTAAAATACAGCACCACTCCCGGAGCAATGGATTGTGAAAACGAGATGGCAGGAGCAatggatagagagagagagagagagcaggagTGAATGAGAGAGCACGATAAAGCGAGAAGGAAgatgcgtgtgtatgtatgcgcTGGGAACTGGCCTGGCTTCTGCGGGTCAAACGGCGGTGTGGGCTGTGTGTTATATTCTGACTGTGGAAACGCTGGAAAAGCTCGCCAtcggtgtgtgtctgtgtgttgagATTTTAGCACTGGTTTGCGGTCACCCGAAACCTGATTGAGTGCGGAGAAAAATAAGGTGTGACGCGATCGCCTGCCCTTACTCACGGAGGGAGGGGAAAGGATGTGataggcggcggcggcggtggcggcacacacacggtggccAAAAAGTGGAAATTCCTATTCTTGTTGCgtcgtttttttctcattctttTTGGCGTGCAATTTCGTTGCAGGTGTAATTGATCCGACAAAGGATTACTATTGTGCTCACAGCGCAGTGTGCGGCGTGAATTCGTGAAAAGGCACGGCGATTTTTATCCGCGGTAATCTGTTATCTGCATTCCATTTTTAccacgtgtttgtgtgtgtgattcgagaaaaaaggagaaaaacagAGGAAATCAtcagtgagcgtgtgtgtgagcgtgtgtgtatgtgtgagtggtATTATGCAAATGTTGGCGTGTGGAAAAGGTGTGTAGCACTTTCCGTTAAATGTCAAAGGTGGCGCTTGTAAAACTAGGTGAAAATCGCATAAAGAAAGGATCAAATTTTATCGAGCGCACCTGAGTGGAAGGTGCCTTGAAGCATTGCATTGTTCGGGTGTGACGTACTGAAAAAAACGTATCGtgacatacaaacacacgcacgcacgcacgtgtACCTGTGCCGTTAGAAGCTGGGGAATTTTCATCTCCATCCAACCCCCCGCGTACCGAGTGTGTGACAGCAAGTAATCGCAGCATACCGCAGAATGGATTATTGATTGAAGCTCACTACAGCAAGAACACATTCATATCGCGGTAAGTAAACCCGAATTTAACCATCATGTTGCTGGTATACCGTGTTTCGGTATGCGCAAACGGAGATCCTTCTCTCCCCCGGGCACCATGGTGGAAAAGGGGTGGAGAGGGTCACCGAAAATAATGGTCCCCGTATTTTGGGGCTGTGGTTACTTTGGCGCGGTTACGGTTACGCTGCAGCAAAAATACGCAGTCAGCAGTCATCCTAGGCCTACTATGGTACGGgccccggctgctgctgtttgagGTCACATGTTGTTCGAGATGGCAGGATGTTGTTAGTGCATGTTTTATGGCTTCCTGCGAATAGTGGCAGTGTATGTGGCTCTCAGTTTACAACAGCAGTGGCGCTTTCCACGCGCAGCCCCATCGTGCAGTTGTCCACAGGAGAAGCTtagaagaaaaccaaaaaaaaaagtaggcTAACCCAAACTCCCTTTTTTGGGGGATGTCTTTCTTTTCGCCCTATTCAAAAAGGGCTGCCCTTCTGGTCGGCCGCCACCCCCCTTTGCTGCGGTTGGTGATGGCAAATTTCCTGTTTTCGGTGTTTTGCGTATTTTTCCCCTTCAATGGATTGCACCTCGTGGAACACCACCCCACTCCGCAAGCAAGTGCAGTTGGTGTTAACTTGCCACTATGTGCTGCTCTTCTTCTTGCCCATTACACGTATCGAAACCTGGAACCGTTGTGTCAAAGCAATGCGCGCCGTAGACAGGGGCTGGAATGTTTCACCCTGCTGCGCACCAGAGGGTTGGAAAGGGGAGGAAAGTCGCACTTTGAGAACGCACGGGCTCATAGGGCCGAAATAAAGAAGGAAGCGaacgacaaaaa
Proteins encoded:
- the LOC1278030 gene encoding ral GTPase-activating protein subunit beta isoform X1 gives rise to the protein MYSEWASLYPVIAENINNAQTQSVLGKFSTVGGRDVAAVVIKQLASTLGITNNAEPSNLHTDQEVQWCMDVICHGLSLPLSEHDIIKDGVNIYCEWISAVLPQTKLSVPRPIIDDPNTYVRKIIKHLYNLFVPRPGEVWPFIYEEELGTDTINRQAVLCHRVLRTLQDTAQNSQILTVETWEALLLFLLAINEILLAPPIVKDDVGDQLCERVLSVLFEVWLLACSRCFPSPSLWKTFQESCAAWRHRIALVEQWNRVNLVLTAKLLEFTYGPAFPEMKIADEDVHLVPDGMTNDGIAQAWIRFLKILGAPTDLCCPQVISRTPQFIQAVLLNADGIEPQHHPCLLSLPQIFLKTMKGIAGLVDAFLGIAQYRMDESNLLESISQLTFTNNANGGGGVGGGMHSSSGSVISFRHSGGEIKPSVLRASGGLGGLGLGAALGVVGSNAAAGTGPTGSAPGVVSSGGGSGCINNVSIIGCSSSSSSAGSAGAANGGNVGFGFSYDTSTAAESLGFCNSKAALLIADTNGGSNSPTPPLQRRLAKSFSVAPSLPSAHAVISMAQAKGFTKGSFSGLTSSRSTSSSHPNNVPQSASLPSTGFSSMLSLCQENRYPLAANRPRCNSILHLFGEWLFDAAHIGGDTWMQNTKKRAAEAKRRPSSMIMDNRKGSLSQPPSLSEVNDVSPGLTIDKYESGKAEALGALCRIFCAKKTGEEILPVYLARFYMALHQGLKTNDSRECMETLASILYNSSDLFRIDLEGIQVLLPSFISALELILPEKDLRMRSQNVLINKTELRRAAINILLSMLALPLHFQTLPIRDIMGGPNDRSITFLHLKPRLINILMNALQVETDPQNTHMLLGGLHLCVQDSVTFEETENGSAEALHSLHPTAETSNLLSSACSEKSAYSMNSANSSIGGHSTATLSNEPSSLPAFDDFSSDIIHELELSSSAIYDSAHALFVRATYLVCHRLISSWKTDLNVSLAALELLTGLAGMRVKDSDVLECKRAVKWICDYICYQCSRPPPAHIKDLHSTIVAAFQCTSAWLMNHPYLLQDKECLTIVLEVVELGISGSKSVGKPGEPVKYKDEKELKPASMRVRDAAENMLTMILEQIDYFPNECGKQSLSSLLDEVVLAKHSNTSGEYVGELPQEQAIKKFKYFVTENSTVLALFEEPLGNDQDPQPTVTILIRGPFGRHAWTMQLRHLSRSKSGTKYHAPNPGRPVPMNDIMMRQEMEYKYFPDSVDRIPPCVVDYSIPTLDSAEQKIGNQSTKQLARLVEQQVGYEKLSWAETECSVDGLGHAQEASPPSVCHEFQAARLFLSHFGFLTIGQNNASGQKLDGSAPLLTTLDTSKPEFCQDLRMLDKMSPRSCDTIHVFYVKAGQSTEAEIIGNMDPENLSSIEPHFWRMLYTIGWPVAVQEHAGWTGFIGSSWKIPRDNKPCAQQGEQKTGSPEEWNLNGEKTVLYWADVSSEMAIVVPNRNNKVDITTGEDTGAGDGSSCASTTYERSVSEIQPRSSSVSTNQPRQYSLDSESARYGSMSKSADPIPPVRRRTGATKPSTLYTAPSAKILLVWLESYEDHLTFPIDGLLPYTRAGYSTQHGTVASIPSSECFIIYLHALSSSLLRVKLQGPVGRMNFAIPLIDGMVVSKRVIGSLIRQTACNMAKRKRLDNDSYQPPHVRRRIKIQEMMQRYKKDLTEPEMLADLFKSSI